The following coding sequences are from one Streptomyces venezuelae window:
- the dapF gene encoding diaminopimelate epimerase, with amino-acid sequence MEFRKVHGAGNDFVLVTNAEPRDATVWAKTAERLCARRTGVGADGLVISRPAEDDTDVLEVACFNADGSAATMCGNALRCVAWVAYDESSGSTTAMKLRMAGVMHEALVDQAAVWVTAEVGAIQPRVVQTIINGRPTWFDSAHTGTEHVVAVVDDVDAIHAEVVGRVVRHHKNVAPLGTNVNFVQRLGRQALKIRTYERGVEAETLSCGSGAVAAVVVATMRGLVAKREVIVHNRAGEPLTVRPHDDRPNRAAWVGGPVTQTFEGVLA; translated from the coding sequence ATGGAATTTCGCAAGGTCCATGGGGCGGGCAACGACTTCGTCCTCGTCACCAACGCGGAGCCGAGAGACGCCACGGTCTGGGCCAAGACGGCAGAGCGCCTGTGTGCGAGGCGTACCGGCGTCGGCGCCGATGGCCTGGTCATCAGCCGTCCCGCCGAGGACGACACCGACGTGCTCGAAGTCGCCTGCTTCAACGCGGACGGGTCGGCGGCAACGATGTGCGGCAACGCGCTGCGGTGCGTGGCGTGGGTCGCCTACGACGAGAGCTCGGGGTCGACGACCGCCATGAAGCTCCGCATGGCGGGAGTCATGCACGAGGCGCTCGTCGACCAGGCAGCCGTATGGGTCACGGCCGAAGTGGGCGCCATCCAGCCCCGCGTTGTGCAGACGATCATCAACGGCAGGCCGACGTGGTTCGACAGCGCGCACACCGGCACGGAACACGTCGTCGCCGTCGTGGACGACGTGGACGCCATCCACGCGGAAGTGGTCGGCCGAGTCGTGCGGCACCACAAGAACGTGGCGCCGCTCGGCACGAACGTCAACTTCGTCCAGCGCCTCGGCCGCCAGGCGCTCAAGATCCGCACCTACGAACGCGGTGTCGAAGCCGAGACGCTCTCCTGCGGCAGCGGGGCCGTCGCAGCCGTCGTCGTCGCCACCATGCGCGGTCTCGTCGCCAAGCGCGAGGTCATCGTTCACAACCGGGCCGGTGAGCCGCTCACCGTCCGTCCGCACGACGACCGCCCGAATCGGGCCGCCTGGGTTGGCGGGCCGGTCACCCAAACCTTCGAAGGGGTACTCGCATGA